CAATACTGTCGCGAGTCGTGCCGGCAACTTCACTGACGATCACACGTTCGCATTCAGCAATTTGATTAATGAAGGTGCTTTTACCGACGTTTCGACGGCCAACAATGGCGAGTCGCAGATCGGCTGGCATCAGCAGTTCATCGCCTTCATCATTTTCGGAAGCAGCGGCTTCGGGAAGATTCTCTACAATAAACTCTATCAATTCATGGCGATTGCGATTGGCTTTCACACTCGTGCAAATCATCGGCAAGCTGGCAAGCTGCAGAAACTCAATCGCATCAATGTCCGACTTTGTTGAATCACATTTGTTTGCAACGAGGATAGCGGGCTTGTGCGATTTGCGAATCCGATCGGCAACTTCCCTGTCCAGCGGTGTCACGCCGGCTTTGGCGTCAACCACAAACATCAGGACATCGCACTCAGCCAGACCGATGTCGATCTGTCGTTCGATATCGTCAGACAAATCGTCGCTGTCGACGATGCCAATACCACCGGTGTCCACCAGTTCAAAGTAGCGACCCAGTTCGTGCATGATCCATGTGACGCGATCGCGTGTTACGCCTGCGGTCGGATCCACGACCGAAATTAATCGCGCAGCCAGCCAGTTCAGCAGAGAACTCTTGCCTACGTTCGGACGACCAACAATTGCCACTTTTGGAAGTGACATAATTCTACCCCTGCACCAAGGGCTTCGCCCTCGACCCGAATCCAATCTGCCATTCGGAAACGCATCCAGCGTTCCCGAACTGCAGCTCAAAGAAATACACAAACCGCAACCTGTGTCCTGGAATCAGCACGATCGCAACCGCCTGATGTACCAACAGTGCTGACTTGAACCGCACAGCTTATTCGACGCATGCAGCATCCACCACTGACAGTGCCGGATATGTGAATGAACCAATCGAGACCATCCCAATTCCTGACATTCTGCCCGGGATTTTACTCGAATTACTCTCACCTTTGGCATTTTCTGGTGTGCCAGAGACGAAAACGGCCGCCCCTTGCTGCGGGCCCGTCGGCGTCAGACTTCCCAGAAGCCTTCTCGAAACAACCCGGACTTTGACGCAAATTTCTGTGGCTAAGATGATCTCTTAATGCTCGTCCGTGGAAATCCCCGTCTCGACCTGTTCATCCACAACTTCAGATTGAGTCTGCTGCACGGCAGTTGAATCTGATGGTTCCAGGGGTCCGTCCTCGTCAACCTCAGCATCCAGCCCCAGCGTTTTCATGCGTCGGTAGAGTTTCGGTCGCGTGAGTCCGAGTCGTCGGGCAACTTCGGTCTTGTTCCCTTCACATTCCACCATCGCTGCGGTGATCAGTTCCACTTCGAATTGTTCGAGCAAAGTTTCCAGCTGAATGATGGTCGGTTTTGCTCCCCCGGCGTTCCGCTGGGCGTCCTGTGCAACTCGAAAATGCCAGGGAAGATGTTCCGGCAGAATGACTGAACCGGTGCAATTCCTGCAGGCTTCGCTGGCCACTCCATGTAATTCTCGCACCTGCCCCGGCCATCGGTACGCCTGCAACTGGTCCTGAACCTCCTTTGAAAACGTCGTAGCAGGCGATTTATGGTCTCGACGATGCTGGTCCATAAAGTGCTGAAACAACAGCAACACGTCGTCACCGCGTTGATTTAACGGCGGCAACTGCACTTCGATATCCGACAGACGGGCGTGAAGTTCCGGCAGAAGGCGACCATCATTCAGCAACTGTGACAGTGGGTACTGACTGGTCGCGGCCAGACGAACGGGCGTCTGGACATTACCGGTCGTCACACTTGATGACTTGATTCCGCTGGGTTTATCGCCGACCGACGAATGATCGTCGATGGAATCAAACGCATAATGATCGACCAGCCATCGTTGAACATCCAGCGGCAACATTTGGAGTTCGACAAGCACAAGCAGAGCAGTGCGATGATGTGGCATTGTTGACACGGGCCCACCCGCAGTCCGCAGCTGGTGTAGTGTCGAAAGCAGCACCGAAGATGCCAGCAGATGGCAGTCAAGAAAAGCCAGTGACTGGTCCGACAGGGGAGACTGTAAGTGTATCAAGCGAATCAGATGCCGCCGACCGCTTCCTTCAGGGCCAGAGACAGCAAAAGGCGAAGCTGTCGATTTCAGTAATTCCGCCTGCCGCAGTGCGCGCCGCATCAGGCTACACTTACCGAGATAGTTTTCGCGACCAAACCGCCTCCTGAGGTCCAGCCTCAGTGCGTTGATTTCTGCGTGCAGGGATTTCAGTGAACCGGAGGCAACGCTCTTTATCTGCGTTTCTATGGGCGAACGATTCAGTATCACCAGCGTCGCTGCAGCCATAGAAGGCTCCGTGCCGGGCAGTGATTCCTGCAAAGGAACAAATGTCAGGTTCACAGACACTGAATTGCCTTTTGCATCCGGCAATACGGTGCTGATCTCTGCAGTCATCCCCTGCTGGCAGATATCGGGTGGAGCCAGAGACGAAGTCACCAGATCGACAAGCGGATTTTCCCCGGGAAGTTCCTGATCGCTGGCTGCCGTGCGATAACAACGCAGTGAACCGAGATCATCGTTGGTCCACCCGGTTAATTCAGTCACCCCCGGACTTACACTTCGAATCCGGCAGTCACCATCCAGCGCGATGATGGCCGATGGTCCTTCTTCGATCAATTGCGTCCAGTTCAGTCGTCGTGGGCGCGCCACTCAGCATTCCTTTCAGAGCCCGTCGTCAATCGTAGTTGCGAATTCGCCACGGCTATTCTGCCAGAGGCAGAACGACTGCGGCTTCCTGGCTGAGGATTTGAGGTCGTCGGGGCACTTGGGTTTGCCGTGCATTGGACGACAGCATCTTCTTTAAATCAATTCGAACATATGGCATTTCCGCCGCAGGTTTCCTGTGGCTGGCGTTTGCGACATACAAGACTCCGTCAGCCGGAATGAATAAGACATTGTGCAGATTAGACTGCATCGCCACCGGGCGACTCATCAACCACATCCCCAATTCTTCATCGATCAATCCGTGCTTCTCTTTGACCCGACGGCGCAATTCCTCCAGACGACTTCCTGCAGAAAGAACGACAGCATCGGGGATCCCTTCTCCCAGTCGTTCGTGCCCCTGACCAGGATCGATGAATTCGATACTTTCGGGAGTCGCCGCAACCCCTACAGCCTGATTCGTTTCTCCATCTGCAAAAACATAGTAATACTCGCAAGTGCGTGGATTCTCTGTCCACAAATGTTTGACTTCATCCAGCGTTCGACATTCTTCCAGCGCGCGACGCATGAGCGTTGCCATAGGCACTCCGTCCCAGTTGCCTTCACCGCGGCCCCCCATTTCCCCCAGTGAAATCATCTCGGCATTCATGCCACTGACGCTTCCGGTGAATGCCGCGTAACCAACGTTTGCAAACGCAATTTGCCCCTTCGGTTCGATAATGAAAGTCGTGGCTGCGTCCTGCAGACCAATAGTTGTCATGTAGTCAAGAACGCGACCGTGATACAGCTTTCCGTCTTTCGTTGCTGAACCAAAGACTGCAAATCCGGAACAGTGGAACATTTCAGGAAAGACATTCAGCGTTTCTGCCGTTTCGGCATCGATGTTCAACGCAGCAGCGATGGCTCGTGTTTCCATCTTGTGCCGTTCCGGAATAAACGGTGACAGTCGTTCATAGGCCGCCATGAGATCCTGACGAAACCAGTGCCCTGTGCGGATGACATGCGCCAGACCAAAGGTATAGAGAACTGATTCGATGCACCTTCGTGACTCATCGGGTAGTAGTAAACCGTGAGCTGTTCCAATTTCTTCGGGAGTGCCCCAGAGTGTTGCGACGCGCTGGCCTTCGATCCATTCGAGGCGACCATTCTTTACGGTACGCGGCGCCATTGGAGGCGTGAGCAGACTCTGACCAGGCAGCAGGATTTCCCCGCTCGGCGTACTCCTCGAACGACTGTACGTTCCAGTTCGTCCCGTGAAATCTGCTGAACATCAAAATTGCCCCAGTTCTTCATATCAATCCTGGCAGGGGTTTCGATTTCAAAACGGGTGTCGATTTGAAGCGAAGCGTCCTTGTGTCGAATCAGTAGTCTGTTGGCCTGAGGTAAGGACACTTCGACACTGCCGCTGATCGTCCACGACTGTTGTTCTGCTGAATACTTCATGTCCGTAAAAGCCAGCATGCCGGCCACCAGAGAAGTCAGATCTGTGTTGGTGTCAGCAGCCATCCGAAGCATGGCCAACTGTGAATGCTCCGAAATGAGTCGAGAAAGACAACCCTCAGGAGATAGTTGATCCGCCTCACCAACGACACCCTGCCCAACAAACACACGCTTGTGCCTCGGTAGTATCAACGCAGTGACATCATCGCGTCGCCGAATGTGCAATGCATAGTCAGCGTGATCCAACGTCAGGTCGAAGCTGTGTGCATCCAGCTTCTTCAGGACGATGTCGATCTGCTGAGGCCTGTTATCAATCTTTACCGAAGCCTGGATAGAAACCTGAAACTGTTGTTGTTGTCCGGCAGTGAATAGGGGTTTCAGACCAGCGACCAGCGATTCCAAATGGGTACCTTCATCCGACGATGCAGTTTCGGCTCCTTTGACGACGCTTGTTTCAACGACACTTGTTTCAACAACGCTGCTTGCTGCGCCGAATGATTCCACCGCATACAGGTGCGGCGTCAGGGTCCACATACCCAGCAAAGCTGCAGCAGCGTAAGTGGCTGCCCGAAAACAATCCATCACCAGCAAACTGACCATTGCCTACTCTCCTTCATTGAATATTGCGTCGAAGCAAGATCAGTAGCATATCCACCGTTTCAGTGAACATCCATGCTGCATAGTCTGGTAATTCCTCCGGAACGCCGATCGACAACCGGCCATCTGTACCCGCGATAATCAGAACAGACGGGCTGTCTTGCTGACACGGACTTTTGTACGCTGCGTCGTCTGCCAGACAAGATCCCGATCAGGTTTCAGCGGTCTTTGTTGTGATCCATGCCTTGTCCCTGGAACTTTGTTTGATCCTGCCCGATTCACCTGCCGTCGAATACTGCCGATACGAATGACCAGAATCTTTACCAGGACGATCACTTTGCCCATCGAAGGGCATTCGATCACGATCAATATTCCTGCTCATCCCGATCAGATTCTGGAGCAGGCGGTTCAGGGAGAGGCGAATGGCGATCATCAAACCGATCCTTACTGGGGATTGCTTTGGGATGCCGCTCCCAGAACCGCTCGATGCATTTTGCGTCATGCGCAGGCCAATGGATTCGCGCGTGGCCTGAAAACGGTGGAACTTGGGTGTGGCGTTGGCCTGGCGGGAATCGCCGGGTTACTGGCAGGATTGGATGTCACGTTAACGGATCTGGTTCCATCGGCTGTGGAAATGGCGTGTGGAAATGCGGTGCTGAACGGTTTTTCTGACGCCCGTGGGCAGGCAGTCGACTGGCGCAATCCCCCGGATGAAACATACGATTTCATCGTTGCAAGCGATGTCCTGTACGATTCTGCCAACCATCGACCACTGCTGAATACGATTACGCGAATGCTGGCAGAAAACGGCGTCGTCTGGATTGGTGACGCTGGGCGGGCGAACTCCCCACTTTTCATTCATCTGGCAGAAGATGAAGGATGGAAAGTGTCCATTCTTGATGAAGACCAGAATGAACTCCTGGCCCCAACGCATGTGCGGTTTCAATTGATCGTCCTTCGGCGTTAATTGCAGGCAGACTGGCCGATGAATTCGATGGCGCTTCGTCACGCTGGGTTTCGCCCCGGAAACGTCGATCGGGCGACATATCGGTATTGAGCAATCGCCGTGGCGTCCCTAAAAAGCGTCGGAATGGTTCGTTGGACGAACAAGCAGATTTGGAGCTGATGTCTGTCAATTGCACCTGAGTGCACTTGAGCAGCATGAACGAGATTGACAAACCTCTGTCAACCGGAGTCTCTTCGAAGGAGCGGAGTGGGTTATGTCGGGTGCCGGGACATTCGATTTTTGCGCGGCCATGGAACGACTGTGCATTGATATCTGCAGTCGGCATGCGGAATTCCTCCACGTCCGCATGTCGGAAGTGGTCGTTACATTCGCACAGACTCGATCGAGTGTCGACTGGGGTATGCAGGCAAAATTGACACCGCTTCGGTTTGAAGGTGGCCGACGAACCGAACGCCGCAACGGCAGAGTGTGGACGATTCATCCCATTCGCCACAACGGAAAAGAGGCGCTCTATGTGCTCACTTTCTATCTGCCCCGTTTTCTGAACTTGTCATTCGATGAAAAGATCATCACAGTCTTCCACGAACTTTATCACATCAGTCCCCTGTTTGATGGCGACATCCGACGGTTCAAAGGGGCGTGTTACATGCACAGCGGAAGTCAGAAAGCCTACGACAAGCAGATGGCGGTCTTTGCAAAAGAGTACCTGGCTTCACGACCAGATCGTTCACTGTATACATTCCTGAATCATGACTTCATCAACCTGCAGAAGTCATTCGGAGCCGTTGTCGGGCTGCGAATCCAAACGCCTCGTCTTGTCGAAGTTCGTGATGCCGCGTGAATCGCCGAGCTTATTCAGATGAAACCGCGGGCAGCAAACTCACCCGGCAGGACAAGAAACCAGAAGCAGGTGTTTCATGGAAATCGATATCGCATCCACCCGAGCTTCGATTGTGTACCAGCATCTGACGCGCATCATTGCTCCGCGGCCTATCGCCTGGGTCTCAACGCGATCTAAAGACGGGCTCTCCAACATCGCGCCGTTTAGTTTTTTTGCCGGCGTCGGATCTCGTCCAGCGACTCTCCTGTTCTGTCCCGCCAACAGACTCGATGGAAGCCCCAAGGATACTCTTCGCAATATCCGCGAAACGGGTGAATTCGTTGTAAATGTTGTCACGGAAGAACTTGCCGTACTGATGAATGAATCCGCAGCGGACCTGCCCGAATCCGAATCGGAATTTGCGGCCTGTGATATACCTGAAACGGCTTCCAAAACGGTCAAAGCCCCCACAGTGGCCATCAGTCCGGCAAGCATCGAATGCAGTCTCCTGCAGGAGCACGCGATTGGAAGCGGCCCTGGTGGTGCCAATATTGTTGTGGGCAGCATCCAGCACATCTCGATCGCAGACCATGTCCTGGACGAATCCGGCTTCGCCGATGTCCGAAAGTTACACCTGATCGGCCGCATGGGAGGCAACTTTTACTCCCGCACATCCGACATCTATGAGCTTGAACGCCCTCGCCAGGCGTAAGCCGCTCCCGCATCCGCACTTCAGAACCACACGGTCCAGCGCCACGATAACCCGGCGCATGCAGTCGAGTGTGTCTGGCTCTCACGGTTCAACATCTCTGAAGGATTCTCCCGGGAAACTGCGAGTGCGCTGCCACGGTAATCGAGTCGACCTGCAAGACCAGTTCTGGAGAAAATCCGCCGAAAGAAGTAGTCGTCAACTTTTCGCCATTTCGCTCCACAGTCACGGTAGAAGAATTGATAACCTGCCTGAATGGTCGGGAGCCCCCGGATCAGCGTCTCTTGCAGTTTCGTCGCCTCCCGCACCCCGATGGATCCGGGACATCGCTACATCTGGCATGAGGAGAACATCGATGCAACAGAATCCTGAGAGTCAGTATGTAACCGAACAACTGGCTAACCGTACTCGACTGGTTTACCTGCTGGTAGGAGACCTTCGTGATCTCCTTGGCGAGCAACTGGATTGTTCAGAGCGGAAGTGGATCTCGGCGATTCTTGACGCACTCGTTGAGTCGCTTCATTCATTACATGAGCTGAAGGCTCGTGGCGGCTATATGCAGGAGGTCATCGATGAGCGACCCTGCTGGGCAAATCGAGTGCGTCATCTTCAGGACGAATATCGACGGCTCTACAGCCAGCTGCAGAATCTGCAGTGCATGATTGGTGTCTGTTCTGACGAACAATTCGGTCAGAGGGTGGAATCCATTCAGCGTGAACTGCGGGACTGGATGATGTGGTTCGTTTCCCACGAGCGACACGAATCACGGTTGCTGCAAACCGCTTTTTTGATCGATGTGGGTGGCGGCGACTGACGAAACCTGTTTCTCACTGCTTACAACCGCATTGACCCCGGTCCTCCGTAATGTTTCGACAGGATGCAGAGCGGCTGGGCTGACCAGATAGCCTGTTGAAAAACGGGGCTGGCTCGACCAGGAGACATTTAAACACGATCGCTGACAGTCGTCCTGCGCACCTGTCCTGATTTTCCAACGGACAGCTAAGCTAACTGCCGGCAGATTGCCGCCGGTCCGAATATCGCCGGGCCTGCTGCTGGATGCTTCGGAACTCTGCCGCCAGTCTGGCGGATTCGGAAGTCGGAAGACCCAATGGCAAATCGCTGAGGCCAACCCCCATAAGATGCAGTGCAATGAGCCACTCCCGTCGATCGCTGCGAGAATTCAGAAGCGAGGTCGGAGAATTTTCAATCAGTGCCTGAATCCTTGGTATCACACCCGCAGCTTCCGGGCCAAGACGCTTGCAGGCTTCACGAATGCCACTCAGGACCTGACGGCGTGCATGCCAGGGCATCTCGAGAGATTGATCCAGCAACGCCATCAGTTGCGGAACTGCATCGGGTCCCAGATCTGCCATCCGTTCAACAAATGGTGCTGCTTCTGTGACCTCCAGTGCCTGCCGCCAGATCAACTGTTCATTCTCCGTTGGTTCCGCGAAGGTACCGTCCTTCAGACGAACAAGCGAACTGATATACCAGGCTTTTGCACCCGGGTCTCTGGAATTCAGATATCTTTGTACAAGCCCGGCTCGCAGCGGCGTCAAATCTGCTTTACCAGACAGTGCAACGCGCAAGGCGTGGGCAGGATCGGCGATCCGATCGTCTGACAGGATGCGATCGATCAAATGAAACTGGTTGTGATCGGCCGTGTACCGAAATTGCTGCAGCCACATCGGAGCAATCAAAAGCTCGGATTCCGTTGCAACGGGATTATTGAGCACATCAGTCAATGCCCGCTCTGCTTCGGCAATCATGTGAGGTTGAGGCGTCGGTTGTGGAATACTGACGGTGCGCAAAAGCTCCACCGCACTATCGAATTGGTAATAGCGAGCCTGGTTGGAGACTTTGGAACGACCAACGGTGAATTCGGCGGATGCAAATCCATTTGCAGAACTACCGACATCAAACCCGAACCAGAAGAGACGTCCCGGGATCGAATGACGGACCAGAGACGATCGTGCAACGACGTCTCCATTTCGATTTCGAACTTCGATACGTTCCACCTGTGGCTGTGCCTTGCCCTGAAGCCGTTCGTACTTGATCGTCCAGTCAATCGCGTCAACATCCATCGGCGTGGTGCGTCGAATTTCCTCTCCCCGTGAAATCCGCAACGCCCACTCGGACTGAATTGAGCGGTCCGCTTCCTGCATCGAAGCCCGACTATGAAACTGGCGATCCTGTTGCAGCCTTGCAAACTTCTGCAGGATTGACTGCGGTTCCACTGGAACAACAAGAGTACCCGGATTTCCCCCGCCTTTTCGAAACGTGGCCGAACCCTCTTCGCAAACTCGTGTAACGCTGGTGACCCCCGGTGTGTCCAGCAGGGCTGCGCACAGGAAGTCACATTCAATAGCCTTGTCACGTGCAGATTTTTGCTGCTTCCACTCGAGAAGAACGTTCCCCCCAATCGTTAATTTTTGGGTAGGAATGATCTCCGGTCGCGCCGCCTGAATGAACTTGTTCTGCTCGATTGATCGCAAAGGCCACATCACCGTTGCACTCAGTCCCAGCGTTATCATGAACGCCAATAGGTTGGCAGTCATCTCCGACCGAATGGGCAAAGAAAGTCGAACAAGAAACGTGGCAAGCAGGTAAACAAACACCGTCGGAATCACGGCAAGAACTAAACCCGGGATAACCATCAGGAACAAGCCGAGAACGACCAGAGATGGCATGGCCATGACCATGGCTGTGACCAATCCCAGGGGAAT
The sequence above is a segment of the Planctomycetaceae bacterium genome. Coding sequences within it:
- a CDS encoding putative metallopeptidase, which gives rise to MSGAGTFDFCAAMERLCIDICSRHAEFLHVRMSEVVVTFAQTRSSVDWGMQAKLTPLRFEGGRRTERRNGRVWTIHPIRHNGKEALYVLTFYLPRFLNLSFDEKIITVFHELYHISPLFDGDIRRFKGACYMHSGSQKAYDKQMAVFAKEYLASRPDRSLYTFLNHDFINLQKSFGAVVGLRIQTPRLVEVRDAA
- a CDS encoding methyltransferase domain-containing protein, translating into MTRIFTRTITLPIEGHSITINIPAHPDQILEQAVQGEANGDHQTDPYWGLLWDAAPRTARCILRHAQANGFARGLKTVELGCGVGLAGIAGLLAGLDVTLTDLVPSAVEMACGNAVLNGFSDARGQAVDWRNPPDETYDFIVASDVLYDSANHRPLLNTITRMLAENGVVWIGDAGRANSPLFIHLAEDEGWKVSILDEDQNELLAPTHVRFQLIVLRR
- a CDS encoding C45 family peptidase, yielding MAPRTVKNGRLEWIEGQRVATLWGTPEEIGTAHGLLLPDESRRCIESVLYTFGLAHVIRTGHWFRQDLMAAYERLSPFIPERHKMETRAIAAALNIDAETAETLNVFPEMFHCSGFAVFGSATKDGKLYHGRVLDYMTTIGLQDAATTFIIEPKGQIAFANVGYAAFTGSVSGMNAEMISLGEMGGRGEGNWDGVPMATLMRRALEECRTLDEVKHLWTENPRTCEYYYVFADGETNQAVGVAATPESIEFIDPGQGHERLGEGIPDAVVLSAGSRLEELRRRVKEKHGLIDEELGMWLMSRPVAMQSNLHNVLFIPADGVLYVANASHRKPAAEMPYVRIDLKKMLSSNARQTQVPRRPQILSQEAAVVLPLAE
- a CDS encoding flavin reductase family protein, encoding MEIDIASTRASIVYQHLTRIIAPRPIAWVSTRSKDGLSNIAPFSFFAGVGSRPATLLFCPANRLDGSPKDTLRNIRETGEFVVNVVTEELAVLMNESAADLPESESEFAACDIPETASKTVKAPTVAISPASIECSLLQEHAIGSGPGGANIVVGSIQHISIADHVLDESGFADVRKLHLIGRMGGNFYSRTSDIYELERPRQA
- a CDS encoding helix-turn-helix domain-containing protein; this translates as MARPRRLNWTQLIEEGPSAIIALDGDCRIRSVSPGVTELTGWTNDDLGSLRCYRTAASDQELPGENPLVDLVTSSLAPPDICQQGMTAEISTVLPDAKGNSVSVNLTFVPLQESLPGTEPSMAAATLVILNRSPIETQIKSVASGSLKSLHAEINALRLDLRRRFGRENYLGKCSLMRRALRQAELLKSTASPFAVSGPEGSGRRHLIRLIHLQSPLSDQSLAFLDCHLLASSVLLSTLHQLRTAGGPVSTMPHHRTALLVLVELQMLPLDVQRWLVDHYAFDSIDDHSSVGDKPSGIKSSSVTTGNVQTPVRLAATSQYPLSQLLNDGRLLPELHARLSDIEVQLPPLNQRGDDVLLLFQHFMDQHRRDHKSPATTFSKEVQDQLQAYRWPGQVRELHGVASEACRNCTGSVILPEHLPWHFRVAQDAQRNAGGAKPTIIQLETLLEQFEVELITAAMVECEGNKTEVARRLGLTRPKLYRRMKTLGLDAEVDEDGPLEPSDSTAVQQTQSEVVDEQVETGISTDEH